In one window of Megalops cyprinoides isolate fMegCyp1 chromosome 24, fMegCyp1.pri, whole genome shotgun sequence DNA:
- the dhx30 gene encoding LOW QUALITY PROTEIN: ATP-dependent RNA helicase DHX30 (The sequence of the model RefSeq protein was modified relative to this genomic sequence to represent the inferred CDS: substituted 1 base at 1 genomic stop codon) — translation MAVPGAALVRALCNIGGRLCPTGAKNGQGYSWTGGCGGDLRRRFGTKVWTAKDPRSSAPHGRRGQQDPMKEFPQPKNLLHKTLSRYLGLSDLSQHIQYQCSDGAVKRATVTLLWPEKMEAEGFGTRKIDAERRAAAAACRMLKEMGVLGSGNEITERRGQREREQEEEDAGTLDTTDFPPAPLDRTRGPLGVSSASQGDPSVAHALSLFPKPKSLLSQVLQVATSSSSVKELMQFHTRGGKVKVCELSLRWPEELRFEASARHRVEAERRAAALACVRLKEMQLLDKNNNPLTHAMYHRDQVRELGERERRPCVLELPERLENRLRDYLTRYPVEAEMQKLWEEEEEDSAVEPLSEEDEDDVIVDAITGRRYRELSPEEAEHLSHTLQRQWEEAGPGRGAELPVDAHRERVVAAVEAARVTVIAGETGCGKTTRIPRFLLEGRVRGGDGARCNILVTQPRRISAVSVAHRVAHELGPELRRCVGYQVRLESRPPERSGGALLFLTVGVLLRKLQGNGSLRGVSHVLVDEVHERDVNTDLLLALLRSALQDNPDLRVVLMSATGDTARLARYFGGCQVLRVPGFMHPVRERYLEEVLREMGRPPPPPSAAXVGQKGEGGDDATPDLDLVADVIEHIHTRGEPGAVLCFLPGWQDIRVVQQSLEERPWRNTALILPLHSSMAVSDQQAVFQHPPDGQRKIVLATNIAETSITIDDIVHVVDVGAQKEQYYDPRTKVSCLDTVWVSRSNVTQRRGRAGRCQPGHSYHLFPRQRLDTMPAFPVPEILRTPLENLVVQAKIHSPHSKAVHFLSQVLDSPDKEAVQEAVSNLQEIGVLDRAELLTPLGERIACLSCDPRLGKVLVLAALFRCVLPLLSITACLTRDPFLNSMQNRALVSQAKASLSGSSGCSDHLVFSRVVQGWRSAQQVRESRQEYLDTYTLSGASLRFIHGLIQQFSENLHEAELVARSTDCLRLSSQCNQYSQEDELVKAVLLAGLYPNLIQVKRGKVTKGGRFRPDSLTYRTRSGPVLLHRSTVNREEKDLPSRWLTFFTAVKSNGNVFIRDSSSVHPLSLLLLTDCDIAERVAGERVEVSLGGQALVRCELPVQSWELLWQLRLSLQAMLQRHLQAGRHTCDPAQDRQLIGLLVELLNGTEQGAGDSPDGTD, via the exons ATGGCGGTGCCCGGTGCGGCACTCGTGCGAGCGCTGTGTAACATCGGAGGTCGATTATGTCCGACAGGGGCAAAAAATGGACAAGGTTACAGCTGGACCGGTGGGTGCGGAGGTGACCTCCGGAGGCGGTTCGGGACGAAAGTGTGGACGGCCAAGGATCCCAGATCGTCGGCGCCGCACGGCAGACGCG GCCAGCAAGACCCGATGAAGGAGTTTCCGCAGCCGAAAAACCTGCTGCACAAGACCCTGTCCCGCTACCTGGGCCTGTCAGACCTGTCCCAGCACATCCAGTACCAGTGCAGTGATGGCGCCGTCAAG AGGGCCACGGTGACCCTCCTGTGGCCGGAGAAGATGGAGGCGGAGGGGTTTGGGACCAGGAAGATCGACGCCGAGCGCCGTGCCGCTGCCGCTGCCTGCCGCATGCTGAAG GAGATGGGAGTGCTGGGCTCAGGAAATGAGATTACTGAAAGGAGGGgccaaagagagagggagcaggaagaggaagacgcTGGTACCCTGGACACCACAGActtccccccagcccccctggACAGGACACGGGGTCCCCTGGGTGTCTCCAG TGCTTCTCAGGGGGACCCCAGTGTAGCCCATGCCCTGTCTCTGTTCCCCAAGCCGAAATCGCTGCTGTCACAGGTCCTCCAAGTCGCCACGTCTTCCTCCAGCGTTAAA gagctGATGCAGTTCCACACTCGGGGCGGGAAGGTGAAGGTGTGTGAGCTGTCCCTCCGGTGGCCGGAGGAGCTGCGCTTCGAGGCATCGGCGAGGCACAGGGTGGAGGCGGAGAGGAGAGCGGCCGCGCTGGCCTGTGTCAGGCTGAAG GAAATGCAGCTTCTGGATAAGAACAACAACCCCCTGACCCACGCCATGTACCACCGGGACCAGGTGCGagagctgggggagagagagaggcggccCTGTGTCCTGGAGCTGCCTGAGCGGCTGGAGAACCGGCTGAGGGACTACCTCACTCGG TATCCTGTGGAGGCCGAGATGCAGAAGCTttgggaggaggaagaggaggacagcGCGGTCGAGCCGTTGAGTGAGGAAGACGAGGATGACGTCATCGTAGATGCCATCACGGGCAGGCGGTACCGCGAGCTGTCCCCGGAGGAGGCGGAGCATCTGAGCCACACCCTGCAGCGGCAgtgggaggaggcggggccCGGACGGGGGGCGGAGCTGCCGGTAGACGCGCACCGCGAGCGCGTGGTGGCGGCCGTGGAGGCTGCGCGGGTGACGGTGATCGCCGGGGAGACGGGATGCGGGAAGACCACGCGCATCCCCCGCTTCCTGCTGGAGGGGCGTGTCCGGGGCGGGGACGGGGCGCGCTGCAACATCCTGGTCACGCAGCCGCGCCGGATCAGCGCCGTGTCCGTCGCTCACAGGGTGGCACACGAGCTGGGGCCCGAGCTGCGCCGCTGCGTCGGCTACCAG gtgCGTTTGGAGAGCCGCCCCCCGGAGCGCAGCGGCGGGGCGCTGCTGTTCCTGACGGTGGGGGTGCTGCTGCGGAAGCTGCAGGGGAACGGGTCGCTGCGGGGTGTCAGCCACGTGCTGGTGGACGAGGTGCACGAGCGTGACGTCAACACCGACctgctgctggccctgctgcGCTCCGCCCTGCAGGACAACCCCGACCTGCGGGTGGTGCTGATGAGCGCCACCGGCGACACCGCCCGCCTCGCCCGCTACTTCGGAGGCTGCCAGGTGCTGCGTGTGCCCGGATTCATGCACCCCGTCCGCGAGAGGTacctggaggaggtgctgcGGGAGATGggccgccccccgccccccccctctgcagccTGAGTCGGACAGAAAGGTGAGGGTGGAG ATGATGCGACACCAGATCTAGATCTAGTGGCAGACGTGATCGAACACATTCACACTCGCGGAGAGCCAG gagCAGTTCTGTGTTTCCTTCCGGGATGGCAGGATATCCGGGTGGTTCAGCAGAGCCTGGAGGAGAGACCCTGGAGAAACACGGCTCTCATTCTGCCCT tgCACTCTAGCATGGCTGTGTCGGACCAGCAGGCCGTGTTCCAGCACCCGCCCGACGGCCAGCGCAAGATCGTCCTGGCGACCAACATCGCCGAGACCTCCATCACCATCGACGACATCGTGCACGTGGTGGACGTGGGGGCGCAGAAGGAGCAGTACTATGACCCGCGCACGAAG GTCTCCTGTCTGGACACAGTCTGGGTCTCGCGCTCCAACGTCACACAGCGCAGGGGGAGGGCGGGGCGTTGCCAGCCCGGCCACTCCTATCACCTGTTCCCACGGCAACGCCTGGACACCATGCCCGCCTTCCCCGTCCCCGAGATCCTGCGCACCCCGCTGGAGAACCTGGTGGTGCAGGCCAAGATACACAGTCCCCACAGCAAG GCTGTGCACTTCCTGTCACAAGTTCTGGACAGTCCAGACAAGGAGGCAGTACAAGAGGCTGTGAGCAATCTGCAGGAGATCG GGGTGCTGGACAGGGCGGAGCTTCTGACCCCCCTGGGGGAGCGTATCGCCTGCCTGTCATGTGACCCGCGGCTGGGGAAGGTTCTGGTTCTGGCGGCGCTGTTCCGCTGCGTTCTGCCTCTGCTGTCCATCACAGCCTGCCTGACCCGCGACCCCTTCCTCAACAGCATGCAGAACCGGGCCCTGGTCTCACAG GCTAAGGCCTCCCTCAGTGGCTCCAGTGGCTGCAGTGATCACCTGGTGTTCAGCCGGGTGGTGCAGGGTTGGAGGAGCGCGCAGCAGGTCCGGGAGAGCAGGCAGGAGTACCTGGACACCTACACGCTGTCGGGAGCCAGCCTCCGCTTCATTCACG GCCTGATCCAGCAGTTCAGTGAGAACCTGCATGAGGCGGAGCTGGTGGCCCGCTCCACTGACTGTCTGCGTCTGTCCTCCCAGTGTAACCAGTACAGCCAGGAGGATGAGCTGGTGAAGGCCGTGCTGCTGGCGGGACTTTACCCAAATCTCATCCAg GTGAAGAGGGGCAAAGTGACCAAAGGGGGGCGGTTTCGTCCCGACAGCCTAACCTACCGCACTCGCAGCGGGCCCGTCCTGCTGCATCGCTCCACCGTCAACAG GGAGGAGAAGGACCTCCCCAGTCGTTGGCTCACCTTCTTCACAGCTGTCAAATCCAATGGTAACGTGTTCATCAGGGACTCGTCCTCGGTCCACCCgctgtccctgctgctgctcaccgACTGTGACATCGCAGAGAGGG tggcaGGGGAGCGGGTGGAGGTGTCTCTGGGGGGCCAGGCTCTGGTGCGCTGTGAGCTGCCCGTGCAGAGCTGGGAGCTGCTGTGGCAGCTGCGTCTGTCTCTGCAGGCCATGCTacagcgccacctgcaggcCGGGCGCCACACCTGCGACCCCGCGCAGGACCGCCAGCTCATCGGCCtgctggtggagctgctgaATGGCACCGAGCAGGGGGCGGGCGACTCGCCCGACGGCACGGACTGA